ACGATAACGTCACCAACACGACGAGCAATGCTTTCAACGTCGGCTGGTTGCTGGACCTGTTCGGCCAATACCGTCGCGCTCAGGAAAGCGCGGGCGCATCGCTCGATGCCGCCTATGCAACGGCCAACGTTCAGCGCCTGACCTTGATCTCCGCTGTTACGTCCGCCTACATCGACGTGCGCTATTATCAGGAGCGTCTGGCGATCGCCCGTCAGAACCTCGGTTCTCGTCGCGAGACACTCAGCCTGACGAAGTTGCAGCTGGACGCCGGTGCGGCTTCCCGCCTGGACGTCGTTCAGTCCGAAGGTCTCGTGAATTCCACGCTTGCTCAAATGCCGGCGCTGGAAACGAATTTCCGTCGCGCAGCACACCGCATCGCGACCCTGCTCGGCATGCCAGCCGACTCGCTTGTGATGGAGCTTCAAAGAGGCGCGCGCCAGCCTGTTGCCCGCACCATTCCGCGTACTGGTATTCCGGCCGACCTTATTCGCAACAGACCGGATATCCGCGTTGCTGAACGCCAGCTCGCGGCTGCGGTGGCGGATATTGGCGTTGCAGAGGCGCAGCTCTATCCAAGCATCACGCTGAGCGGTTCGATTACACCGAGCTTCACCAAAATCAGCAATGGTGCGAGCGGCACGTCCAATGGCTGGGGCTTTGGCCCTTCGATCACGCTGCCGATCCTTGATGGCGGAAGACTGCGCGCTGGCGTTGACATCCAGAAGTCCGTTGCCCGTGAACAGTACCTTGCCTGGAAGGCGACCGTTCTGAATGCGGTGGAAGAAGTCGAAAACGCCCTGACTGCGCTTAATCGCGATCAGCAGACGGTCAGTGCGTATCGCAGAACCGTTTCCTCCTATCAGGAGGCGCTCTCGCTGGCGACCGCCAGCTATCGCGATGGCGCGTCCTCGCTCCTTGATGTTCTCGACGCCCAGCGTAACGTCTCCGACGCCCAGTCACAGCTTGCAACGGCCATCCAGCAGGCGGCGCAGGATTACGTAGCATTGAGCGTTGCACTCGGCGGCGGTTACGCCGTTGGCCAGACGGCCACATCGAAGGGTGGTCCGACGATCGCCGCTGCTGTTGCTGCCAAGCGTATGTAACCAGCGCCAAAAAAGACAAACAAAGAGCCCGCGTTTCGACGCGGGCTTTTTGTTATTTCACGTCACAAAATAAAAAAAGCACCGGTCGCCCGGTGCTTTGTGCTTACCCAGCCTTCAGGCTCAGTTCTTGGCGCGCTCGACGTAGGAATTGTCTTCCGTTGCGATGACCACGCGGATGCCGGCATCGATATGCGGCGGAACCATCGTGCGGATGCCATTGGAGAGAATTGCCGGCTTGTAGGAAGAAGAAGCCGTCTGGCCCTTCACAACCGGTTCCGTTTCCACGATTTCCAGCGTGACATGACGCGGCAGTTCGACAGCCAGCGGATTGCCTTCGTGAATGGAAAGAACGCAGGTCATGCCTTCCTGCAGATAGGCCTTCTGGTCACCCATCGTCTCGACATCGACCACGACCTGATCGTAGTTCTCAGGGTTCATGAAGTGGAAGCCTTCGCCATCTTCATAAAGGAACTGGAAGTTCAGGTCCTCGACGAAAGCCCGCTCGACCTGCTCGGTGGTGCGCCAGCGCTCGGAGACCTTCGTGCCATCAACGATGCGGCGCATGTCCACCTGCGTGACCGGCGTACCCTTGCCCGGGTGGAAGTTCTGCGCGGTGAGAACGACGTAAAGCTTGCCGTCCACGTCGAGAACATTGCCCTTGCGGACAGATGAGGCGATAACCTTGACCATATGACTTCCTTGTAACTCGATGAAATGCGTCGTAAAGGACTGCGCGGCAGCACCGGCCCCGGCAGACGTTTTGTCTTTTTTCTGGGGCGCAACTACCTTAAATCCGCGCGAATTGCCAGCCTTCTACAGCAATTCGCGGAGGAGTGCCTAGCGGTTTTCCGCCCGGAATTGCTTTAAATGATGCATTCAGGCGTTTTGCGGACTGTTTCCCCGCAATCGGGCGCCGCAGAGAAGACAGAAAAGAACAGACGATGCGCGCAAGCAACGAGACAATGTCGCCCTGGTGGACACCTGATGTCCACGCCGATCGCCGCGCTTTTCTCCTTGGCCGCAACGCGATCCAGTCGGCCTTCCGCGGCTATTTCGCCCGTGCCGATTTTCTGGAAGTCGATACCGCGACCCTGCAGGTTTCCCCCGGCAATGAAGCGCATCTGCACGCCTTTGCCACCGACGGCCTGACGCCGGGCGGCGAGGCCGTGCCGCTCTATCTCCATACCTCGCCGGAATTCGCCTGCAAAAAGCTGCTCGCCGCCGGTGAAAAACGCATTTCCTGTTTCGCTCATGTTTACAGGAACCGGGAAAGGGGCCCCCTGCACCACCCGGAATTCACCATGCTGGAATGGTATAGGGTCGGCGAAACCTATGAGAGCCTGATGAAGGACAGCGCCAATCTTCTGGCGCTTGCGGCCGAAACAACCGGGACGAAACATTTCACCTATCGCGGCCGCAGTGTCGATCCCTTCCTCGAGCCGGAACGTCTGAGCGTTGCCGAGGCCTTCGAACGTT
This window of the Agrobacterium fabrum str. C58 genome carries:
- a CDS encoding efflux transporter outer membrane subunit, whose translation is MLSIRATLPLTMLLLSGCVVGPDHQTPEIQLPGKFAEAGKTSNGDISTVAWWNAFNDSRLNGYVSTGLTQNLTVLQAIERINQAQSNITVAGAGSLPSLTSTFRHQTQGSGGSLPSTNDNVTNTTSNAFNVGWLLDLFGQYRRAQESAGASLDAAYATANVQRLTLISAVTSAYIDVRYYQERLAIARQNLGSRRETLSLTKLQLDAGAASRLDVVQSEGLVNSTLAQMPALETNFRRAAHRIATLLGMPADSLVMELQRGARQPVARTIPRTGIPADLIRNRPDIRVAERQLAAAVADIGVAEAQLYPSITLSGSITPSFTKISNGASGTSNGWGFGPSITLPILDGGRLRAGVDIQKSVAREQYLAWKATVLNAVEEVENALTALNRDQQTVSAYRRTVSSYQEALSLATASYRDGASSLLDVLDAQRNVSDAQSQLATAIQQAAQDYVALSVALGGGYAVGQTATSKGGPTIAAAVAAKRM
- the efp gene encoding elongation factor P yields the protein MVKVIASSVRKGNVLDVDGKLYVVLTAQNFHPGKGTPVTQVDMRRIVDGTKVSERWRTTEQVERAFVEDLNFQFLYEDGEGFHFMNPENYDQVVVDVETMGDQKAYLQEGMTCVLSIHEGNPLAVELPRHVTLEIVETEPVVKGQTASSSYKPAILSNGIRTMVPPHIDAGIRVVIATEDNSYVERAKN
- the epmA gene encoding EF-P lysine aminoacylase EpmA — translated: MRASNETMSPWWTPDVHADRRAFLLGRNAIQSAFRGYFARADFLEVDTATLQVSPGNEAHLHAFATDGLTPGGEAVPLYLHTSPEFACKKLLAAGEKRISCFAHVYRNRERGPLHHPEFTMLEWYRVGETYESLMKDSANLLALAAETTGTKHFTYRGRSVDPFLEPERLSVAEAFERYAGIDLLATIGRNGETDERHLAASLTNAGIRVADDDTWADMFSRVIVERVEPELGFGRATILDEYPTSEAALARKSPGDARVAERFELYACGVELANAFGELTDAAEQRRRFEMEMAEKLRVYGETYPLDEDFLAALAIMPPASGIALGFDRLVMLATGAPRIDLVMWAPVAEYGR